Proteins encoded together in one Temnothorax longispinosus isolate EJ_2023e chromosome 5, Tlon_JGU_v1, whole genome shotgun sequence window:
- the LOC139813961 gene encoding uncharacterized protein gives MAKQKTEYDFVLEHYIPTLMCQYCDAIFVYKSKRFSTFEKIMIQLKEHLSRKHHLEYNFVHSMESVHNMEHDVNKEKIPVRRFVRKHFSKLTNYAAKCRNCFAVVDFTRPRALHNHLHNVHENELTETEHKDKRLDWRWDYLITNKNDDIMGKCKLCGHPFKQEDGIYNTFVSHLNKSHGRTSPSSIDDTSSDSDIDTTVKEVKHQEDSASSSKNSLQMTEGTNDFNEKTNSSSSNDIDDSGSKIDSAASSKNSPQMTKGTNVLNEKTNSSSSSDTDDSGSDMTIVILKVEYMEGSEVSSTNLP, from the exons ATGGCAAAGCAGAAAACAGAATATGATTTTGTGCTTGAACATTACATTCCTACATTAATGTGCCAATATTGTGACGcgatttttgtatataaaagtaaaaggtTTTCAACGTTTGAGAAAATAATGATACAATTAAAAGAGCATTTATCACGCAAACATcatttagaatataatttcgTACATTCTATGGAATCCGTACATAATATGGAACATGATgtgaataaagaaaagatcCCGGTACGTCGCTTCGTACGGaaacatttctcaaaattaacGAATTATGCGGCAAAATGTCGTAATTGTTTTGCGGTAGTTGATTTTACACGCCCGCGTGCGTTACATAACCACTTGCATAATGTACATGAAAACGAATTAACAGAAACAGAGCACAAAGATAAAAGACTCGATTGGAGATGGGATTACTTAATAACTAATAAGAATGATGATATTATGGGGAAATGTAAACTCTGTGGTCATCCATTTAAGCAAGAAGatggaatatataatacatttgttTCTCATCTGAATAAATCTCATGG GAGAACCAGTCCAAGTTCAATCGATGACACGAGCAGCGATTCAGATATAGATACGACTGTAAAAGAAGTGAAACATCAGGAAGACTCAGCCTCTTCATCCAAGAATTCGCTCCAAATGACAGAAGGAACAAATGATTTTAACGA aaaaaccAATTCAAGTTCAAGTAACGATATTGATGATTCGGGCAGTAAAATAGACTCAGCAGCTTCATCTAAGAATTCGCCTCAAATGACGAAAGGAACAAATGTCCTTAATGA gaAAACCAATTCAAGTTCAAGCAGTGATACTGATGACTCGGGCAGCGATATGACTATAGTCATATTAAAAGTGGAATATATGGAAGGCTCGGAAGTTTCATCTACGAATTTGCCCTAA